The Nicotiana sylvestris chromosome 6, ASM39365v2, whole genome shotgun sequence genomic sequence CGactagattatatatatatatatatatatatatatatattatatacataGTCGGCAATTTTAAATTTAAACAATTGAGTGTGCAATTATTTAAATTAATTCTTCTATCTCTATCAATAATAAGTTCACCAAACAAAGAGACGTCAGAACATAAAAATTCTACTAATTGCTAGTAGTACATTCTTCCGTATCCAAGTACTAAACACATTTGTTGACTAAAGACAATAGACTGCTATATTGGGGAGAACAATATTTCTATTACAATATCTTCCTCGATATCTGATCAAATCCAACAAGCCCACAACTTTGAATTCCTCGAGACAAGCATTACTAATATATACTGCTAGCTGACCAAGATTTGGAAAATGACAAATTGGAATGCCAAAGACTTGTGAATACGAACAGCTTCTACAATCTCCATTCACACTCAACATGTTAATTAAACTAGGGCAAAATTCTTCACAAAAGAAACGATAAGTACAAAACCAGTAGACCATTCCATCAGAGGAATTTAGGTAAAAGTAGGGGATAATTCAGGCCTAATAATTCCTTAATTATGCCTAAGATAATCTCAACCACTCATCATATAACATGAGATTAATAGAAAGTGGTTGCTAAAGTGAAATTGACTTAGTTTAGACTAAGGAAAATTGAACCAACATCTATTAATTAATCTCACTTGAGACGTAAATCCATTCCATCAATACCACTAGACTAGACTGTAAGTCTTACTCATTTAGTTTAAAGTTTAAACCAAAGGGTTCGTCCCAGATGATCCATAACCATTATTCATTAAGCCAGTCCAAGACCCTAGTCCTCCATTAAAGTAGCCAAAAGATTCTTTATTCCCAGAATTAGAGCAGCCTTGATCATGCCATTCAAGTGACAAAACCTTAGGATTTGGCTTCACATCAATTGCATTTTGCCCATCATAATTCATGATGTTCCCCTCCATAGGCAATCCAAATGTAGAACATAGCCCTGCATGAAAATTTGGTGCAATTCCATTAATGTCACCATATCCATTAATCATGCCTAGCTGATCAACATTCACAAGAAAATCTTGATTTCTTGAACTCCCCACCAAAGTTTCATACTTGCTCTCCATAAAATCAATAGGTGCAGGATTTTCAAGCATAAAGTTACTAGGATTATTATTTCCCATAAAGTTGGTGAAGTGGGAAAATGCCATTTCTGGGAAATTAGAAATAGAAGATGAGGATGATCCAGGATTTTGGTAATTAGTAGCATTTTCATTAGACAATTTCTTGGAAGAAACTTTCTTGTTCTTTCTACATCCACCTCCAACAGGAATATTTCTTAGAGTACCTCCTTTAGTCCAGTACCTTCGACATGATTTGCAAAAGTACCTAGGCTGAGTAAGGCTGTAATTGTTGTAGTAACAGAATTTGGTGTGTGTTGAATCACACCTAGGGCATTTGAGAGGTTGGTCATGTTGGGGTCTTAGCTTTCTTTCTATTAAAGGCCTTGAGCATGTGAAAATGTCACCAGATGGTGAAGAAGAAGAATCCAGTTCAGTTTCTTCGTGAACTGTGTCCTGTCATGGGAAACTTGTCAGAGAATTTATATCTGAATAATTCACGTATATTTCTCCAGATATTCCTTGTCTTATTAAATATTTATGCAATGTCAGCATTTATCATACTATTCCCTCAAACGGATTTATTTAAGTTAcaacatttgttttattttaccAATGCAAGAAAGAGATACGATACACTTAAAAAGTTCAGTTTTTAGCTATTTAAGTTCCAAACATTGTATGACTGAGAATATATCCATGGCCATTTTTCACATTGCTAATCTTTGAAAAAACATGCATGGCTACAAGACTAGCTATTCATGTGAAAATTACATGTGCTGGTAACAATAGGTAgaaataaaataaaggaaaattgtAAGAATATACAAACCTGTAGCCAGTTGGATGAATCCATGCAAACTTGCAAAGAAGTAATCCCCATTTGTAAATGTGACACTCTTTTCAACTTGATCCAAAAGGAAAAAACTTTCTGACGCAATATTTAGCCTGCTTCTTGTTTATGTAGTTATATTTGTATCTGAGATAGTGAGAAAGAAGATACAATGAGATTTATGGAAGCTGAAAAAAATGGGTGCTGAGATCGTGAATATGAAGGAAACAAAAGGCATATACACGTAGGGCCCAAGTACCGTCGGTGACAACTTATGTGGGCCCAAGTACTGTCCTCCCACTGTCTGATGATGAATAGGGCCCACACTTGACTGCATCGAGAATTGGACGGCTACGATTTTGCCAAACTTCGGATTTGGGAAGAGAAGAAGGATACATCTGACGTGACAGATTGTTGAGAATATTTGGGTACTCGATAAAGAGAGAGGGAAGGCAAAAATGGGCTTGAAAACCGAAATGACACTCAAATTTGTGGACCCGGTTTTAACTGGGGCCCAAGTAAGGACAGCATGGACCCCTCTCTTCTTCGACTCTTACAAGCAAGGCATAAATTCCCCTATGACGTGTCTCGTCCGCTGACCATGGGCAGTCTAATTACGGTTGCTAATAATTTATGAATTTGGTtactgaatttttttaaaaagaatataAAATTGGAACTGAAGTACCCATATATTATAACCTTCACACTAGCTTCTGTCCTCGTTAAAGTTGTTAACCTAATTGTCTGTGAGCAATTTGTAGTAACAAGTCTCTATAATTGGAAAGACTTGTAGATAGAAATTGTTTATCTACGTACTCATTCTCATTGGGGTTTAAGCAGTAAAGGTTGAAATCTTGTGTGCTGGGAATAATCCTTCTTATAGACAGTCTTGGAAATGCTTACCAAGCGTAGTTTAAAACTTAAATTGGATACTAGAAACCTTCCATTTGAAAGCAATAATAAGGTTCATCCATGAGACCTTCTCtaacaagaatgcatgattttgaatCTTACACGTACGAGTCACGTAGaatttaaataaaaagaaaacatgCATTAACTAAAAAATTGCAATTCCCTtgcttaaagaaaaaaaaactatgcAAAATAAGAGTTTAAGTTAATTTTATTACACCATTTTCTCACTTTCTTTTTGGCGACTTGATAGTTTAAAAAACTCTAGAGTACTCTGATAGTGTATGTAACTTAAACTCGCAAGGTAAAGGGGTCGTCGGAAGAAAACGGAAACTATGGACGTCAGTTAAGTACCCTTATTATATGGATTAATTCCATGACTAGAGTTGTACCAcgttactcaaaaatccaattaaTAATCGACACCTTCATATATAAATGAAATTTAGCGACTATGATACAAGGTAAGATTTTACTAAAAAACGATCAAAAGTAACATGGTGATAAGGATATTATATCCTTTGTGCTTttcaaaaagataaattaaaTGGTTCGTAACGCCTTTCACCCTTTAGCCTGATGTTCGAACCTCAAAATTGACAAGAAAGTCGTTTGAAAAGCTATGGCAATAATAATTTCATCTTTTCCATTTAATAAAAAGAAATTTTCCATGTTACTTTCTTTCGTTCTTTCTTTACCCAAAGAACAAAAAGAGAGAACACTCATCTTTTTCCTCAACTTGTAGGAAAGATCAGTTCATCACATGTTAGTATTTTATCCTTCAATTCCTCC encodes the following:
- the LOC104224439 gene encoding dof zinc finger protein DOF5.6-like; this translates as MGITSLQVCMDSSNWLQDTVHEETELDSSSSPSGDIFTCSRPLIERKLRPQHDQPLKCPRCDSTHTKFCYYNNYSLTQPRYFCKSCRRYWTKGGTLRNIPVGGGCRKNKKVSSKKLSNENATNYQNPGSSSSSISNFPEMAFSHFTNFMGNNNPSNFMLENPAPIDFMESKYETLVGSSRNQDFLVNVDQLGMINGYGDINGIAPNFHAGLCSTFGLPMEGNIMNYDGQNAIDVKPNPKVLSLEWHDQGCSNSGNKESFGYFNGGLGSWTGLMNNGYGSSGTNPLV